A single genomic interval of Saccharospirillum mangrovi harbors:
- a CDS encoding AzlC family ABC transporter permease encodes MTVLATPELTVRGTWVGFWRLLPLSLFVVAFGLAFGLAAVQAGLSSTETVLMSMTVFAGTAQFAALDLWHGQVPVFTLLVTTFAINARHLLMGASLYPWMRTLPMGKRYGSLLVLSDANWAMTLNDFQGGSRNLGLLLGGGIALWCTWMTGTLLGMAGGNVIAQPEVFGLDMVMGCFMLAMALGGRKNARMLTAWVVGGLSALAAYLWLPANTHVVVGALGGGLVGAFWLEGKR; translated from the coding sequence ATGACCGTTCTTGCTACACCTGAATTAACGGTGCGCGGCACCTGGGTCGGATTCTGGCGGTTGCTGCCGTTGTCGTTATTCGTGGTCGCCTTTGGCTTGGCGTTTGGATTGGCCGCGGTGCAGGCCGGTTTGTCGTCAACAGAAACCGTCCTGATGAGCATGACGGTCTTCGCTGGCACCGCTCAGTTTGCCGCCCTGGATTTATGGCACGGCCAGGTGCCGGTGTTCACCTTGCTGGTGACGACCTTTGCCATCAACGCGCGCCATTTGTTGATGGGCGCAAGCCTTTACCCCTGGATGCGAACCTTGCCGATGGGCAAGCGTTACGGTTCGCTGCTGGTGCTGTCGGACGCCAACTGGGCGATGACGCTGAACGATTTCCAAGGCGGCAGCCGCAATTTGGGTTTGTTGCTCGGCGGCGGCATCGCGCTCTGGTGCACCTGGATGACCGGCACGCTGTTGGGCATGGCCGGTGGCAATGTCATCGCGCAGCCGGAAGTCTTTGGTCTGGATATGGTGATGGGCTGTTTCATGCTGGCGATGGCGCTTGGTGGCCGTAAAAACGCACGCATGCTGACAGCCTGGGTCGTCGGTGGCCTGTCGGCCTTGGCCGCTTATCTGTGGTTGCCCGCCAATACTCACGTGGTGGTGGGGGCGTTGGGCGGTGGACTGGTCGGGGCGTTTTGGCTGGAGGGCAAGCGATGA
- a CDS encoding dihydrolipoyl dehydrogenase family protein: protein MKRYDLIIIGTGAAGLTAAFTALGFGKRVLVVEKDRPGGECTWSGCVPSKALINQAKAIHTAKQFADIAVDGAAVLEKVRAVSERVYLDETPDVLEKAGAEYLNGVARFVDAHHIEVDGERYYGRKFILATGSRPLLPPIDGLDDVDYLTNESVFQQRDLPKSLLVLGGGVISMELAQAMNRLGVAATIVEMAPEVLPREEPEFAAALRARLQAEGVRFEVGAQAVQVKRSDAGVTLVAQRDGQTFELSAERLLVALGRRANVENLGLDTAGVKVDRGLVLNKQLRTTAKNIYACGDVAGPYLLSHMANYQGKIAAMNAILPLRRSVNYDHVSWAIFTDPEFARAGLTEAEAREQYGDGIRVYHYDMAEKLDRAKTKAGDGGRIKLITSSRGKVLGAHILAERAGELIAEVQVLKALGLNFAKLQGVIHPYPTYADSLRQMSQQVLLDNIFQHPVVRFARKLIGK, encoded by the coding sequence ATGAAACGCTACGACCTGATCATCATTGGCACCGGCGCGGCGGGTTTGACCGCCGCCTTTACCGCGCTCGGTTTTGGCAAGCGCGTCCTGGTGGTGGAAAAAGACCGGCCCGGCGGCGAATGCACTTGGTCAGGTTGTGTGCCGTCGAAGGCTTTGATCAACCAGGCCAAGGCCATTCATACCGCCAAACAGTTCGCTGACATCGCGGTCGATGGCGCGGCGGTGCTGGAGAAAGTGCGCGCGGTCAGTGAGCGCGTCTATCTCGATGAAACGCCGGACGTACTGGAAAAAGCCGGCGCTGAATATTTGAACGGTGTCGCGCGTTTTGTCGATGCGCATCACATCGAGGTGGATGGCGAACGCTACTACGGCCGCAAGTTCATTCTGGCCACCGGCAGCCGCCCGCTGTTGCCGCCGATCGACGGTCTGGACGACGTCGATTATCTGACCAACGAAAGCGTGTTTCAGCAGCGCGATTTACCCAAATCCTTGCTGGTACTCGGTGGCGGTGTGATCAGCATGGAACTGGCGCAGGCGATGAATCGACTCGGTGTTGCAGCGACCATTGTCGAGATGGCACCGGAAGTGTTGCCGCGCGAAGAACCGGAATTTGCCGCCGCGTTGCGTGCACGACTGCAAGCTGAAGGCGTGCGTTTTGAAGTCGGCGCTCAGGCGGTGCAAGTGAAACGCAGTGACGCGGGCGTCACCCTGGTTGCACAGCGCGACGGCCAGACATTTGAGCTGAGCGCCGAACGTTTGTTGGTGGCACTAGGCCGCCGCGCCAACGTTGAAAATCTGGGTTTGGACACAGCCGGCGTGAAAGTCGATCGCGGTCTGGTGTTGAACAAACAGTTGCGCACCACGGCGAAAAATATCTACGCCTGTGGCGATGTGGCCGGGCCGTATTTGCTCAGTCACATGGCGAATTATCAGGGCAAGATTGCAGCGATGAATGCGATTCTGCCGTTGCGTCGTTCGGTCAATTACGACCACGTCAGTTGGGCGATTTTTACTGATCCGGAATTTGCTCGCGCCGGTCTAACCGAAGCCGAAGCGCGTGAACAATACGGCGATGGCATCCGCGTCTACCACTACGACATGGCGGAAAAACTCGACCGCGCCAAAACCAAAGCCGGCGATGGTGGTCGCATCAAATTGATTACCAGCTCGCGTGGCAAGGTGCTGGGCGCGCACATTCTGGCAGAGCGCGCCGGTGAATTAATTGCCGAAGTGCAGGTGCTGAAAGCCCTGGGGCTGAACTTTGCCAAGCTGCAAGGCGTGATTCATCCGTACCCGACCTACGCCGACAGCCTGCGGCAAATGTCGCAACAGGTGCTGTTGGATAACATTTTTCAACATCCGGTCGTGCGTTTTGCCCGTAAATTGATCGGTAAATAG
- a CDS encoding AzlD family protein, translating to MIGIEGYGGLMLIGLMALVTLATRFGGVWIMSFIPINRRVESFINAMSGSVLIAILVPIAVEGDSGARLALVATAAVMLAVQRTMPAIAAGIATAAGWRFFIG from the coding sequence ATGATCGGTATCGAGGGTTACGGCGGTTTGATGCTGATCGGCCTGATGGCGCTGGTTACTCTGGCGACGCGCTTCGGCGGCGTCTGGATCATGTCGTTCATTCCCATCAACCGCCGCGTTGAAAGTTTCATCAACGCCATGTCCGGTTCGGTGTTGATCGCCATCCTGGTGCCGATTGCCGTCGAAGGCGACAGCGGCGCGCGCCTGGCACTGGTCGCGACCGCAGCGGTGATGTTGGCCGTGCAGCGCACCATGCCCGCCATCGCGGCGGGCATTGCCACGGCTGCCGGTTGGCGCTTCTTTATCGGCTGA